The proteins below are encoded in one region of Clostridium estertheticum:
- a CDS encoding trans-sulfuration enzyme family protein translates to MTNKRYSNFITNCVHAGNGIDKETGAIRRPLTMANSYRLPDDASKLNWSGTDELIYTRTTSANQIYLQEKLATLEGGEDCVVLATGVAALAGVFFTFLKSDSHIICTNVSYVAVYRLLNQYFPEKYGTEVSLVDTTNLEEIKAAIRPNTKLIHIETPGNPTTRVSDIEEIAKIAKAAGVLLSVDSTFGTPYLQQPLALGADLVIHSLTKYINGHGDAMGGAVVGKKELIDKIKREAMVNIGGAISPFNAWLIMRGAVTLSLRMRQHSESALKIAKFLEAHSSISFVAYPGLKSHPQHEIAKKQMSAFSGVMSFGLKADVTTHNKFVNSLELIISAVSIGHDESLIVYTGPTDERNHFYPKEFQNGHLRFSVGLEDPDDIIADIDQALKKSEL, encoded by the coding sequence ATGACTAATAAAAGATATTCAAATTTTATTACAAATTGTGTTCATGCTGGCAATGGTATTGACAAAGAAACAGGAGCTATTAGAAGGCCATTAACTATGGCAAACAGCTACAGGTTGCCAGATGATGCATCTAAACTTAATTGGAGTGGAACGGATGAATTAATCTATACTAGAACTACATCTGCAAATCAAATATATTTACAGGAAAAATTAGCTACGCTTGAAGGAGGAGAAGATTGTGTGGTTTTAGCTACGGGGGTAGCGGCCCTTGCAGGAGTATTCTTTACTTTTCTTAAATCAGACTCACATATAATATGTACAAATGTTTCCTATGTAGCTGTCTACAGGCTACTAAATCAATATTTTCCAGAGAAATATGGTACAGAAGTAAGTCTTGTAGATACAACAAATCTAGAGGAGATTAAAGCAGCTATACGGCCCAATACAAAGCTTATACATATAGAAACGCCTGGAAATCCTACTACCAGAGTAAGTGATATAGAGGAAATAGCAAAAATAGCAAAAGCGGCTGGAGTACTTTTAAGTGTGGATAGCACTTTTGGAACACCTTATTTGCAACAGCCATTGGCACTCGGAGCGGACTTAGTTATTCATAGCCTTACAAAATATATTAATGGACATGGAGATGCTATGGGTGGTGCGGTAGTAGGAAAAAAAGAATTAATAGATAAAATAAAACGTGAGGCTATGGTAAACATAGGAGGTGCAATAAGTCCATTCAATGCATGGCTAATAATGAGGGGAGCTGTGACACTATCTCTAAGGATGAGGCAACACAGTGAAAGTGCCTTGAAGATAGCTAAATTTCTTGAAGCACATTCATCAATAAGTTTTGTGGCTTATCCGGGACTAAAAAGTCATCCACAACATGAAATAGCAAAAAAACAGATGAGTGCATTCTCAGGAGTAATGTCCTTTGGACTTAAGGCAGATGTTACAACCCATAATAAGTTTGTAAATTCTTTAGAACTCATAATTTCTGCGGTTTCTATAGGCCATGATGAAAGTCTTATAGTTTATACTGGACCAACGGATGAAAGAAATCATTTCTATCCAAAGGAATTTCAAAATGGACATCTAAGATTTAGTGTCGGGCTAGAAGATCCAGATGACATAATAGCTGATATAGATCAAGCACTTAAAAAAAGTGAATTATAG
- a CDS encoding O-acetylhomoserine aminocarboxypropyltransferase/cysteine synthase family protein, with protein sequence MSERELSFETLQVHAGQVPDPTTGSRAVPIYQTSSFVFKNADHAANLFQLKEPGNVYGRIMNPTTDVFEKRVAALEGGVAGLATASGLAAIFYSILNVASAGDEIVSASTLYGGTYELFNVTLRKLGINVIFVDPDDPENFRKAITDKTKALYGETIGNPKINILDIETVANIAHENKIPLIIDSTFATPFLSRPIEFGADIVIHSATKFIGGHGTTIGGVIVDGGKFDWRASGKFPDFTTPDKSYNGLVYADLGAPAFALKARVQLLRNTGATLSPQSAFLFLQGLESLSLRVERHVSNAKKVVEFLSNHPKVAWINYPELEGSKYKELSKKYLPKGAGSIFTFGIKGGLEAGKKFINSVELFSLLANVADAKSLVIHPSSTTHAELNEEEQKAAGVTPDLIRLSIGVEGIDDIIYDLKQALDKTI encoded by the coding sequence ATGAGCGAGAGAGAACTAAGTTTTGAAACATTACAAGTACATGCAGGGCAGGTTCCAGATCCTACTACAGGATCAAGAGCAGTTCCAATTTATCAAACATCATCTTTTGTATTTAAAAATGCAGATCATGCAGCAAACTTATTTCAATTAAAAGAACCAGGTAATGTGTATGGAAGAATAATGAATCCAACTACAGATGTTTTTGAAAAGAGAGTAGCTGCTCTTGAAGGTGGTGTAGCAGGACTTGCTACAGCATCAGGACTTGCTGCAATATTCTATTCAATACTTAATGTAGCTAGTGCGGGAGATGAAATAGTATCAGCAAGTACATTATATGGTGGTACTTATGAATTATTTAATGTTACTCTTAGAAAACTTGGAATTAACGTAATTTTTGTTGATCCAGATGATCCTGAAAACTTTAGAAAAGCAATAACTGACAAAACAAAAGCACTTTATGGTGAAACAATAGGAAATCCAAAAATAAATATTTTAGATATAGAAACAGTAGCAAACATTGCACATGAGAATAAAATACCACTTATTATTGATAGTACATTTGCAACTCCGTTTCTATCACGCCCAATTGAGTTTGGAGCAGACATAGTTATCCACTCTGCAACAAAATTCATTGGTGGTCATGGAACTACTATTGGTGGCGTTATAGTTGATGGAGGTAAATTTGATTGGAGGGCGAGTGGCAAGTTCCCAGACTTTACAACTCCAGATAAAAGCTATAATGGACTTGTATATGCAGATTTAGGTGCCCCTGCATTTGCTTTAAAGGCTAGAGTACAACTTCTACGTAACACTGGTGCAACACTTAGCCCTCAGAGTGCATTCTTATTTCTTCAGGGACTCGAATCATTGTCTTTAAGAGTTGAGAGACATGTATCAAACGCTAAAAAAGTAGTTGAATTCTTAAGTAATCATCCCAAAGTAGCATGGATTAATTACCCAGAACTTGAGGGAAGTAAATATAAAGAATTATCTAAAAAATATCTACCTAAGGGGGCAGGATCAATATTCACTTTTGGAATAAAAGGTGGACTTGAGGCTGGAAAGAAATTTATTAATAGCGTTGAACTATTCTCATTACTTGCAAATGTTGCAGATGCAAAATCACTTGTAATTCACCCATCAAGCACAACACATGCAGAGCTTAATGAAGAGGAACAAAAAGCAGCTGGAGTTACTCCAGATTTAATAAGACTTTCAATTGGTGTTGAAGGTATAGACGATATTATATATGATTTAAAACAGGCACTTGATAAGACAATATAG
- a CDS encoding O-acetylhomoserine aminocarboxypropyltransferase/cysteine synthase family protein, with protein sequence MMSERKLSFETLQVHAGQVPDPTTGSRAVPIYQTSSFVFKNADHAANLFQLKEPGNVYGRIMNPTTDVFEKRVAELEGGVAGLATASGLAAIFYSILNVASAGDEIVTASTLYGGTYELFNVTLRKLGINVIFVDPDDPENFRKAITNKTKALYGETIGNPKINVLDIEAVANIAHENKIPLIIDSTFATPYLSRPIEFGADIVIHSATKFIGGHGTTIGGVIVDGGKFDWRASGKFPDFTTPDKSYNGLVYADLGAPAFALKARVQLLRNTGATLSPQSAFLFLQGLESLSLRVERHVSNARKVVEFLSKHPKVAWINYPELEGSKYKELSKKYLPKGAGSIFTFGIKGGLEAGKKFINSVELFSLLANVADAKSLVIHPSSTTHAELNEEEQKAAGVTPDLIRLSIGVEGIDDIIYDLKQALDKTI encoded by the coding sequence ATTATGAGCGAGAGAAAATTAAGTTTTGAAACACTACAAGTACATGCAGGGCAGGTTCCAGATCCTACAACAGGATCAAGGGCAGTTCCAATTTATCAAACATCATCTTTTGTATTTAAAAATGCAGATCATGCAGCAAACTTATTTCAATTAAAAGAACCTGGAAATGTGTATGGAAGAATAATGAATCCAACTACAGACGTTTTTGAAAAGAGGGTAGCAGAACTTGAAGGTGGTGTGGCAGGACTTGCTACAGCATCAGGACTTGCTGCAATATTCTATTCAATACTTAATGTAGCTAGTGCGGGCGATGAAATAGTGACAGCAAGTACGTTATATGGTGGTACTTATGAATTATTTAATGTTACTCTTAGAAAACTTGGAATTAACGTAATTTTTGTTGATCCAGATGATCCTGAAAACTTTAGAAAAGCAATAACAAATAAAACAAAAGCACTTTATGGTGAAACAATAGGAAATCCCAAAATAAATGTTTTAGACATAGAAGCAGTAGCAAATATTGCACACGAGAATAAAATACCACTTATTATTGATAGTACATTTGCAACTCCATACCTCTCGCGTCCGATTGAGTTTGGAGCAGACATAGTTATCCATTCTGCAACAAAATTCATTGGTGGTCATGGAACTACTATTGGTGGAGTTATAGTTGATGGAGGTAAATTTGATTGGAGGGCAAGTGGCAAGTTCCCAGATTTTACAACTCCAGATAAAAGCTATAATGGCCTTGTATATGCTGACTTAGGAGCTCCGGCATTTGCTTTAAAGGCTAGAGTACAACTTCTACGTAACACTGGTGCAACGCTCAGCCCTCAGAGTGCATTCTTATTTCTTCAGGGACTCGAATCATTGTCTTTAAGAGTTGAGAGACATGTTTCAAATGCAAGAAAAGTAGTTGAATTCTTAAGTAAACATCCAAAAGTTGCATGGATCAATTACCCAGAACTTGAAGGAAGCAAATATAAAGAATTATCTAAAAAATATCTACCTAAGGGAGCAGGATCAATATTCACTTTTGGAATAAAAGGTGGACTTGAGGCTGGAAAGAAATTTATTAATAGCGTTGAACTATTTTCATTACTTGCAAATGTTGCAGATGCAAAATCACTTGTAATTCACCCATCTAGCACAACACATGCAGAACTTAATGAAGAAGAACAAAAAGCAGCTGGAGTTACTCCAGATCTAATAAGACTTTCAATTGGTGTTGAAGGTATAGACGATATTATATATGATTTAAAGCAGGCACTTGATAAAACAATATAA
- a CDS encoding transketolase, producing the protein MTKLKLTWQQEIYNAAAGIRRRVMEHTIKNNGGYLSQACSSAEIFATLYLNILNIEKLKGPLVPGDFPGVPGPNNDSYFTGAAFNGSKSKTYDRFILSPSQYSLVLYTTLIQVGRMVENGLDEFNKDGGVVEMIGAEHSPGLEIMTGSLGQGISQAAGIALARKLKNETGRVVLFLSDGECQTGQFWEAVQSMSYHKLDNMLAYVDINGYQCDGKMTTVMNIEPFDKRLEAFGARVFRVDGHNVDVLAALGKLKPDGRPTFILCDTDPCRDIDILKKRIPKLHYVRFNSEEERETYRIEYKKINKSAR; encoded by the coding sequence ATGACAAAATTAAAATTAACATGGCAACAGGAAATATATAATGCTGCAGCTGGAATAAGGCGTCGTGTTATGGAACATACAATAAAGAATAATGGAGGATATCTAAGCCAGGCATGTTCGTCAGCAGAGATATTCGCAACATTGTATTTAAACATATTAAACATAGAGAAGTTAAAAGGACCATTAGTACCTGGAGATTTTCCAGGTGTTCCTGGACCCAATAATGATAGCTACTTCACAGGTGCAGCATTTAATGGTAGTAAATCAAAAACATATGATAGATTTATTCTCTCACCTTCACAATACTCATTGGTGCTATATACAACGCTAATTCAGGTTGGCAGGATGGTCGAAAATGGGTTAGATGAATTTAACAAAGACGGTGGTGTAGTGGAAATGATTGGCGCTGAGCACTCGCCAGGACTGGAGATCATGACGGGATCATTAGGACAAGGAATAAGTCAGGCTGCAGGTATTGCATTAGCAAGAAAGCTAAAGAATGAGACTGGAAGAGTAGTCTTATTTTTATCTGATGGTGAGTGCCAGACAGGTCAGTTTTGGGAAGCTGTTCAGTCTATGTCATATCACAAGTTGGATAATATGCTGGCTTATGTAGATATAAATGGCTATCAATGTGATGGTAAGATGACGACAGTTATGAACATAGAGCCCTTTGATAAGAGATTGGAAGCTTTTGGAGCAAGAGTATTCAGAGTGGATGGGCACAATGTTGATGTTTTGGCTGCTCTTGGAAAGCTGAAACCTGATGGAAGGCCTACCTTTATACTTTGTGATACAGACCCCTGTAGAGATATTGATATTTTGAAGAAGCGAATTCCGAAACTTCATTACGTAAGATTTAACAGTGAAGAGGAACGAGAAACTTATAGAATAGAATATAAAAAAATTAATAAGAGTGCAAGGTAA
- a CDS encoding RrF2 family transcriptional regulator has protein sequence MNISTKGRYGLRAMVDIAVHSFGEYIPLKIIAERQVISENYLEQMFSILRKAKLVKSARGSQGGYTLAKEASQITVGEVLRILEGDLGITGDDDGALGSDKTIKICINTIVWKKVNEKINTVMDSVTLQDLVEKYKNLNSEYTMDFII, from the coding sequence ATGAATATTTCTACTAAAGGAAGATATGGTTTAAGGGCAATGGTTGATATTGCGGTGCATTCATTTGGCGAATATATACCATTAAAGATTATCGCTGAAAGACAGGTCATTTCTGAAAATTATTTGGAGCAGATGTTCTCAATATTAAGAAAAGCTAAGCTTGTAAAAAGTGCAAGAGGGTCACAGGGTGGTTATACACTAGCAAAAGAGGCCTCTCAAATAACAGTAGGTGAGGTTTTAAGAATTCTTGAAGGTGACCTAGGCATTACAGGAGATGATGATGGAGCTTTAGGATCTGATAAAACTATAAAAATTTGTATAAACACCATAGTATGGAAGAAGGTTAATGAAAAGATTAATACTGTTATGGATTCTGTGACATTACAGGATCTCGTAGAAAAGTATAAAAATCTAAATTCAGAATATACTATGGATTTTATAATATAA
- a CDS encoding RuBisCO large subunit C-terminal-like domain-containing protein yields MFFSGESKLKVPCERFIVIYKIWGSKDESYAMARDICLEQTVEFPGELVPEGLIADNIVGRIESFEPYDSESFKTSISYPAEGTANEFTQFLNIVFGNISLKPGIRVERLELPEVILKSFKGPRFGREGLRELLGVKKRPLLFTALKPLGLTNKELAELAYKFALGGIDIIKDDHGISNQAFSPFEERVKLCSEAVQKANNETGYKSIYMPNITSGSSEVVKRALKAKKLGAGGLLISPGLTGLDIMKDIAEDDHIALPIISHPAFQGSYVMSNNGISHQALFGQIARLAGADATIYPNFGGRFSFTREECVSIAHACEEKIGNLKNIFPCPAGGMSLESIPESLKVYGNDVIFLIGGGLFKHGPDIIENSKYFRSLIEQLSEN; encoded by the coding sequence ATGTTTTTTTCAGGTGAAAGTAAATTAAAGGTGCCTTGTGAAAGGTTTATTGTAATATATAAGATTTGGGGAAGTAAAGATGAATCTTATGCAATGGCAAGAGATATTTGCCTTGAACAGACAGTTGAATTTCCTGGTGAATTGGTGCCTGAAGGCTTGATTGCAGATAATATTGTAGGTAGAATAGAGTCATTTGAACCTTATGATAGTGAAAGCTTTAAAACATCAATAAGTTACCCTGCAGAAGGGACCGCAAATGAATTCACACAGTTTTTAAATATTGTATTTGGAAACATCAGTTTAAAACCTGGTATAAGAGTTGAAAGACTAGAACTGCCTGAAGTTATATTAAAAAGCTTCAAAGGTCCAAGGTTTGGAAGAGAAGGCCTTCGAGAACTTTTAGGAGTAAAAAAACGGCCGTTGCTATTTACTGCACTCAAGCCTCTAGGGCTTACAAATAAAGAATTGGCAGAGTTAGCCTACAAGTTTGCGCTTGGAGGAATTGATATAATAAAAGATGATCACGGAATTTCAAATCAAGCTTTCTCACCTTTTGAGGAAAGAGTAAAACTTTGCTCTGAGGCTGTTCAAAAGGCCAATAATGAAACTGGGTATAAATCAATATATATGCCGAATATTACAAGTGGTAGCAGTGAAGTTGTAAAAAGAGCCTTAAAGGCAAAAAAATTAGGAGCTGGTGGACTACTTATTTCACCTGGGCTCACAGGGTTAGATATTATGAAGGATATTGCAGAGGATGATCACATTGCTCTTCCGATTATATCTCATCCGGCTTTCCAAGGAAGTTATGTCATGAGCAATAATGGTATTTCTCACCAGGCACTTTTTGGACAAATTGCTCGATTGGCTGGCGCTGATGCTACTATATATCCAAACTTTGGAGGACGCTTTTCATTTACTCGAGAGGAATGTGTAAGCATTGCACATGCTTGTGAAGAAAAAATTGGAAACTTAAAAAACATTTTTCCATGTCCGGCAGGAGGAATGAGTCTTGAAAGTATTCCAGAATCACTAAAAGTGTATGGAAATGATGTAATATTTCTAATTGGTGGAGGGCTATTTAAGCATGGACCAGATATTATTGAAAACAGTAAGTATTTTAGAAGCTTAATTGAGCAATTGAGTGAAAATTAA
- the mtnK gene encoding S-methyl-5-thioribose kinase: MSIFTEGYFTMNEIQALDYATSVLNYFDLDADLSCKEIGDGNLNYVFRIIDSKSEKSIIIKQAGPFARISDEFNVSPDRNRIESDILKLQYTLAEGFVPKVYNYDSIMNCTAMEDLSDHVIMRQALIDHKKFPLFADHITTFIVNTLLLTSDVVMNHKDKKELIKNFINPDLCEITEDLVYTEPFYDCTRNDVIDTTREFAQKELWGDEKLLLETAKLKFEFMTNAQSLIHGDLHTGSIFVKENPTKVIDPEFAFYGPAGYDLGNLIGNLIFAYENAEATIDDLYEKKEYKEWLEETIVQVVDLFIFKFNALWIERVTEETANYKGFKEYYIGNILKDTAAITGCELCRRIIGLAHVKDITSINNIEKRARAEKICLSSGKKFIMSREIFKTGADFIKIVKEFENNIN, encoded by the coding sequence ATGTCGATTTTTACAGAGGGCTATTTTACTATGAATGAGATACAGGCACTAGACTATGCAACCTCAGTATTGAATTACTTTGATTTAGATGCTGATCTTAGCTGCAAGGAAATTGGAGACGGAAATTTAAATTATGTTTTTAGAATTATTGATTCAAAGTCAGAGAAATCCATTATTATAAAACAGGCAGGGCCATTCGCTAGGATATCTGATGAATTTAATGTATCTCCGGACCGCAACAGAATAGAGAGCGATATATTAAAACTTCAGTATACATTAGCAGAAGGTTTTGTACCTAAAGTATACAATTATGATTCCATTATGAACTGCACTGCAATGGAAGATCTTTCAGATCATGTAATAATGCGACAAGCTCTTATAGATCATAAAAAATTCCCTTTATTTGCTGATCACATTACTACATTTATTGTTAATACATTGCTTTTAACTTCTGATGTAGTAATGAACCATAAGGATAAGAAAGAGCTAATTAAAAACTTTATTAATCCAGATTTATGTGAAATAACAGAGGACCTTGTATATACAGAGCCTTTTTATGATTGTACAAGAAATGATGTTATAGATACAACAAGAGAGTTCGCGCAGAAAGAGCTTTGGGGCGATGAAAAGCTACTTTTAGAAACTGCCAAGCTAAAATTTGAATTTATGACTAATGCTCAATCACTTATTCACGGTGATCTCCATACTGGTTCCATATTCGTTAAAGAAAATCCTACAAAGGTAATTGATCCTGAATTCGCATTCTATGGACCAGCGGGGTATGATCTTGGTAATCTTATTGGAAACTTAATCTTTGCATATGAAAATGCAGAGGCTACCATAGACGATCTTTATGAAAAGAAAGAATATAAGGAGTGGCTTGAGGAAACTATTGTGCAAGTAGTGGATTTATTTATATTTAAGTTTAATGCTCTTTGGATAGAAAGGGTTACTGAAGAAACTGCAAACTATAAGGGATTTAAGGAATATTACATTGGTAATATTTTAAAAGATACTGCCGCAATTACAGGATGTGAGTTATGCAGAAGAATAATAGGCCTTGCCCACGTTAAAGATATAACATCAATAAATAATATTGAAAAGAGAGCAAGGGCAGAAAAAATTTGTCTTTCGTCAGGTAAAAAATTCATTATGAGCAGGGAAATTTTTAAAACCGGTGCAGATTTTATAAAGATAGTAAAAGAATTTGAGAATAATATAAACTAA
- a CDS encoding transketolase family protein, producing MKIQTKVHSKNLVKWAKDKPEVLVLSADLTSSTEIDLFRDTYPERFFSMGIAEQNMMSFAGGLAREGFKPFVHTFAVFIYRRAYDQIAMSIAYPNLPVKMFGFLPGIMTPGGATHQAIEDISVMRSLPNMTILECGDATDVESVLDVADSINGPVYIRILRGEMPRLFPSTQPMQFGKARVISEGTDIVLLTSGICTEEAMRASKALKSKGVSIHHLHISTLKPFSDESVLEAISKSKYGVITMENHSITGGLGTIISEKLAEVGLGKKLTKIGIKDTFVHGASKQYLMKEYGLDAMALISEIEKVIGKNLNIKEEELTDAYIVDVHSKAKAEAL from the coding sequence ATGAAAATTCAAACTAAAGTACATTCAAAGAATTTAGTTAAATGGGCTAAAGATAAACCGGAAGTATTAGTACTTTCAGCAGATTTAACAAGTTCAACAGAAATAGATTTATTTAGGGACACATATCCTGAGAGATTCTTTTCGATGGGGATAGCAGAACAAAATATGATGAGCTTTGCTGGAGGGTTAGCCCGTGAAGGCTTCAAGCCATTTGTGCACACTTTTGCGGTTTTCATATATAGAAGAGCCTATGATCAAATAGCTATGTCAATAGCTTATCCTAATTTGCCAGTTAAAATGTTTGGATTTTTACCAGGTATAATGACTCCCGGTGGGGCAACTCATCAAGCAATAGAAGATATATCTGTTATGAGATCTCTTCCTAATATGACTATCTTAGAATGCGGGGATGCAACGGATGTGGAATCAGTGCTAGATGTAGCAGATTCAATAAACGGTCCGGTATACATAAGAATATTAAGAGGAGAAATGCCAAGATTATTCCCCTCTACGCAGCCAATGCAGTTTGGTAAAGCAAGAGTAATTAGTGAAGGTACAGATATTGTACTATTAACAAGTGGTATATGTACTGAGGAGGCAATGCGTGCTTCAAAAGCATTAAAATCAAAGGGTGTTTCTATACATCATTTGCATATTTCTACATTAAAACCATTCAGCGATGAATCCGTTTTAGAAGCAATTTCAAAATCTAAATACGGTGTTATAACTATGGAGAATCATTCTATTACTGGAGGCCTTGGTACAATAATTTCAGAAAAGTTGGCTGAAGTTGGGTTAGGTAAAAAACTTACAAAAATAGGAATAAAAGATACTTTTGTTCATGGAGCTAGCAAACAATATTTAATGAAGGAATATGGTTTGGATGCGATGGCTCTTATAAGTGAAATTGAGAAAGTAATAGGAAAGAATTTGAACATAAAAGAAGAAGAGTTAACTGATGCCTATATTGTTGATGTTCATAGCAAGGCAAAAGCTGAAGCTCTTTAA
- the mtnA gene encoding S-methyl-5-thioribose-1-phosphate isomerase: MDKYYDLGITFIESVKLDDCNNTLIILDQTLLPNEKIFLEVKKLEDIWEAIHSLRVRGAPAIGITAAFGIYLWTKASSATSFENLFVDFKKGKDYLASARPTAVNLFWALDRMENRLNAEKHKEIAQIKVNLKDEAEKIHFEDAHVCEAIGNNTLSLLQPGWGILTHCNAGTIATARLGTALAPIYIGNARGYDFKVFADETRPLLQGARLTAWELKEASVDVTLICDNMASIVMKQGKIQAVLVGCDRIAANGDVANKIGTSGVAILAKYYNIPFYVCAPLSTIDLKCKNGDEIDIELRSGEEITSKWYSKPMAPEGVKTYNPCFDVTDNKIITAIITEKGIVYPPYEENLSKIF; encoded by the coding sequence ATGGATAAATATTATGATTTAGGTATTACATTCATTGAATCGGTAAAGCTTGACGATTGCAATAATACCTTAATAATTTTAGATCAAACATTGCTTCCAAATGAAAAAATATTTTTAGAAGTTAAAAAACTTGAAGATATATGGGAGGCAATACATTCTTTGAGGGTAAGAGGAGCGCCAGCTATAGGTATAACAGCAGCTTTTGGAATATACCTATGGACTAAAGCTTCTAGTGCTACTTCATTCGAAAATTTATTTGTAGATTTTAAAAAAGGCAAAGACTATCTTGCATCTGCAAGACCTACAGCTGTAAATTTATTTTGGGCATTAGATAGGATGGAAAATAGATTAAATGCTGAAAAACATAAAGAGATAGCACAAATAAAAGTCAATCTTAAGGATGAGGCTGAAAAAATTCATTTTGAGGATGCACATGTATGTGAAGCTATTGGTAATAATACATTATCATTACTTCAGCCAGGCTGGGGAATACTTACTCATTGTAATGCGGGGACAATAGCAACAGCTAGGCTAGGTACAGCTTTAGCACCAATTTATATTGGCAATGCTAGAGGGTACGATTTTAAGGTATTTGCAGATGAAACAAGACCATTACTTCAGGGAGCAAGGCTTACTGCATGGGAACTTAAAGAAGCAAGTGTTGATGTAACACTTATATGTGACAATATGGCTTCCATAGTTATGAAGCAGGGAAAGATTCAAGCTGTATTAGTAGGCTGTGATAGGATTGCTGCCAATGGGGATGTAGCAAATAAAATAGGAACGTCTGGTGTTGCCATATTAGCAAAGTATTATAATATACCTTTTTATGTATGTGCACCATTATCAACTATAGATCTAAAATGTAAAAATGGTGATGAAATTGATATAGAATTACGTAGTGGAGAAGAAATAACTTCTAAGTGGTATTCAAAACCTATGGCTCCAGAAGGAGTTAAAACCTATAATCCATGTTTTGATGTTACAGATAATAAAATAATAACTGCAATTATTACAGAAAAAGGTATAGTCTATCCCCCTTATGAGGAAAATCTTTCTAAAATATTTTAA
- a CDS encoding YbaK/EbsC family protein produces the protein MSIGNVVQDFLSRGLECSIVNCFIDRKTCGSQTLAFKIKEKIILIVTDKEKEISVGKFLHYFKASPSKLTKNETREITGHPVGGLSPFGLKNDLKVYIDISLKGNDYISVCAGMKNYVVKVTPSEMLEITGGEWIDIWEN, from the coding sequence ATGAGTATAGGCAATGTGGTACAGGACTTCTTAAGTAGAGGATTAGAATGCTCAATCGTAAACTGTTTTATTGACAGAAAGACATGTGGTTCACAAACATTAGCTTTTAAGATAAAGGAAAAAATCATACTAATTGTAACTGACAAGGAGAAAGAAATAAGTGTAGGGAAGTTTTTGCACTATTTTAAAGCAAGTCCAAGTAAGTTAACCAAGAATGAAACAAGAGAAATTACAGGGCATCCAGTAGGGGGCTTAAGTCCTTTTGGATTGAAAAATGATTTGAAAGTCTATATTGATATTTCATTGAAGGGGAATGATTATATATCAGTTTGTGCTGGTATGAAAAATTATGTTGTTAAAGTTACACCTAGCGAAATGCTGGAAATTACCGGAGGAGAATGGATTGATATATGGGAAAATTAA